In Mustela lutreola isolate mMusLut2 chromosome 1, mMusLut2.pri, whole genome shotgun sequence, one genomic interval encodes:
- the LOC131821205 gene encoding olfactory receptor 51V1-like, translating to MSRISILNVSSSRFILTGFPGLEVHYLWISIPFSSIYAMVFLGNCMVLHVIRTEPSLHQPMFYLLAMLGLTDLCMGLSTMYTVLGVLWGIIHEISLDSCIAQSYFIHGLSFVESSVLLAMAFDRYIAICNPLRYSSILTNDKIMKIAVAILCRSSLLIPPVIIRLKFLNYCRPHILSHSFCLHQDLIRMACSDIRFNSIYGLALVISNLLLDAVLILISYIMILYAVLAIASREERIKSLQTCVSHICAVSVFYIPIIGLTMVHRFGKHLSPLVHVLMGNIYILFPPLMNPIIYSIKTQQIRRRVQRLFYLKRM from the coding sequence ATGTCTCGCATCTCTATCTTGAATGTCAGTAGTTCCAGATTTATTCTCACTGGTTTTCCTGGCCTTGAGGTTCACTATCTCTGGATCTCCATCCCTTTCTCCTCCATTTATGCGATGGTCTTCCTGGGAAACTGCATGGTGCTGCATGTGATCCGGACTGAGCCAAGCCTACACCAGCCCATGTTTTACCTCCTTGCCATGCTGGGCCTCACTGACCTGTGCATGGGACTGTCTACTATGTACACAGTGCTGGGGGTCCTGTGGGGGATCATTCATGAGATCAGCCTGGATTCCTGCATTGCCCAGTCCTACTTTATCCATGGTCTGTCCTTCGTGGAGTCCTCTGTCCTCCTTGCTATGGCTTTTGACCGATACATTGCCATTTGCAACCCGCTACGCTACTCTTCCATCCTAACTAATGACAAAATCATGAAAATTGCGGTGGCAATCTTATGCAGGAGTTCTTTACTCATACCTCCAGTCATCATTCGCCTGAAGTTCTTAAATTATTGCCGCCCCCACAtcctttctcactctttctgcctGCACCAAGACTTAATTAGAATGGCCTGTTCAGACATCCGCTTCAACAGCATTTATGGTCTAGCCCTGGTAATCAGCAACCTATTGTTGGATGCAGTGCTCATACTTATCTCCTATATCATGATCTTGTATGCAGTCTTAGCTATTGCATCACGAGAGGAGAGAATCAAGTCCTTGCAGACCTGTGTATCTCACATCTGCGCTGTTTCAGTTTTCTATATCCCCATCATTGGTCTGACTATGGTGCACCGCTTTGGAAAACACCTCTCACCGTTGGTTCATGTCCTCATGGGCAACATCTATATCCTTTTCCCACCCTTGATGAACCCCATTATTTATAGTATCAAGACCCAACAAATACGAAGGAGAGTCCAGAGATTGTTTTATCTGAAAAGAATGTAA